Within the Clostridium scatologenes genome, the region ATTACTAAATATTCATTAAAAACATCACTAAACAGATCAGTTTCTTATAAAATATATTAATATTTATACACATTATCAACAATTATGTGGACAACTTGTGCATAACTCAACATTTTTTATTAATTTTTCGGATTTACTTTAACATATATGATATAAACATCATATACTATACTATGCAAAGCCTACTGATATAGTTGATTTTTTTCTTTTTAATGCTAAGTTTCATTAAATTATAATATGAAAAATTTAAAATTAATTGAAACTTAGCAACTACATAAATATGTACTAATATCATCTAAATAATCTTATTATATATTTTCATAATTTTAATGAATATTTTCTCATAGTTAAGTTTATCCTATAATATAGCTTATAATTTTGCAATATGTTTCCGATAATATTTTTTGAATTTTCTTAACATTTTCAAACTTTTATGTTATTATTTTATTATAGTATATATTTTCATGAAGGGTGGGAATATTATGAGAGATAAAGTTATTTTCGTAGATTTTACTAAAAATAAAAATAAAAAACAATCCATGTTATCCATGTTAAAAAGCTTCTTTAGAAAAATATTTAACTCTGCAAATACTCCATCTAATCCATCTGATCCAAGTGATACTAAAAAAGTTATACATTACAACCGAGACATCTCCTAAGGTGCAATGATTATGCACCTTTTTTTTATGTGATAAAATATAAATAAAAACTTTGGAGGTTTTATTATGCGAATAGGAATAGGTTATGATGTACATAAACTTGTTGAAAATAGACTTCTCATTCTTGGCGGAGTAAATATACCTTATGACAAAGGATTATTAGGACATTCTGATGCAGATGTACTCTTACATGCAATAATGGACAGCTTGCTTGGTTCTTTATCTTTAGGTGATATAGGTAAACATTTTCCAGATACAAATTCTTGTTACAAAAATATTTCTAGCTTAGTATTATTAAAAAAAGTAGGTGAATTAATAAATATAAAAGGGTACATGATTGAAAATATAGATTCCATTATAATTGCCCAATCTCCTAAATTATCATCTTTCATTGACGATATGAAAAAAAACATAGCTGAAGCTTTAAGAATAGATATTGATAAAGTAAGTGTAAAAGCAACTACTGAAGAAGGATTAGGCTTTACAGGCAAAAAAGAAGGAATATCTGCTCAAAGTGTATGTTTAGTTGAAAAAATCTAAGCTGAATAAAATAAGAAATACAGGAACTATTAATTCCTGCATTTCTTATTTTTTATTAAGATTTATACCAACCATATGCAAAATAAACATAAATAAAGGTATCCCAATTAAAAGCCCCCACATACCCATAAAATGCTGAGATATTATTAATACTATAAAAACAAAAAAAACAGGTATCTTAGTTTTGGAAGACATAAATTGAGGTGTTAAGACATAATTTTCTAATGCACATAAAATTATTATCATTGATATTACATATGCAACTTTAACCATACCTCCAATATTAAAAGCAATTAC harbors:
- the ispF gene encoding 2-C-methyl-D-erythritol 2,4-cyclodiphosphate synthase, whose product is MRIGIGYDVHKLVENRLLILGGVNIPYDKGLLGHSDADVLLHAIMDSLLGSLSLGDIGKHFPDTNSCYKNISSLVLLKKVGELINIKGYMIENIDSIIIAQSPKLSSFIDDMKKNIAEALRIDIDKVSVKATTEEGLGFTGKKEGISAQSVCLVEKI
- a CDS encoding AI-2E family transporter; translated protein: MEGLFNFFGKVVQLQILIAVTNTILSLIMLSIMNFPESIALSFMIFIFSLIPIGGIIISLIPLSVIAFNIGGMVKVAYVISMIIILCALENYVLTPQFMSSKTKIPVFFVFIVLIISQHFMGMWGLLIGIPLFMFILHMVGINLNKK